Below is a window of Polyangiaceae bacterium DNA.
CGTGTTCGACGTCGGGTGGAGCGGGCACATGGGCGCTTTTGGTGCTGGACAGCGTCCTTCAAGCGACCGGGGTTGTGATCGCAGTCGTCGGACTCTCGAAGCACAAAGAGGTCCGGGTTCGACACCGTCAGAGCATTCGCGTCCTTCCACATCCGACCGGTGTCGGGCAGTACGGAGTCAGCGCCTGGGGTGTCTTCTAGCGCCCGGAGATCACGTGCTATGCTTCGCGCATGCGCACCGTCGAGGCTCTGTACGTGGACGGCCTGCTCAAACCCGACCGACCACTGCCGTTGCAGCCGGGTGAGCGCGTTGGCGTGATTCTCGTGCGCCGGCCGGACCCAGCGCGCTGGGATCTGCGGCGCATCGCCGCGGCCAGTGGCGGAGAGGACGAAGCTCTCGCGGCGGCGGGACTGGAGAGCTGGGCCGACGCGCTCGACGCAGAGGACCATCGGTGAAGCGTGGCGAGATCTGGTGGGCCAATCTTGGTGCTCATCGAGCCAGAGAGCAGACCGGGCGGCGACCGGTCATCGTATGGCAAAGCAACGCGCTCACGAGTGTTCTGCAATCTGTTCTCGTGATCCCGTTAACAACGTGACCCATCAGCGACACCGGGATGATTTCCGCGGACGTGGCCGCCAGGCTCGGCTTCGACGCGGAGGTCATCAGTGGCAAATGGACGGAAGATCGAGGACGAGGCGGAGGCGCGGCGGTGCCTGCTCGCGGCGAAGCGGAAGGGCCTGAGCGCCGGGGAGTGGGCGCGGGCGCACGACATCGACGGGCGGTCTCTGAACGCGTGGCGGGTGAATCTCGAACGGCGGGGAGCGAGCGCTCAGCCGCGACGGCGAAAGTCGAAGGCGGCAGCGACGGCGCACGCGTTGGTCGAGCTTGTTCCCGCTTCGCCGAGCATCGCCGTGGCCGGGAGGGGCCGGTACGTTCTCGAGGTTGCCAGGGCTCGGGTGGAGTTCGGTGACGACGTTTCGGTCGAGACGCTGCACCGGGTACTCGAGGCTTTGCGCTCGTGCTGAGCCTACCTCCGACGGTGCGCGTGTTCGTGGCGGTGGCCCCACTCGACATGCGCGGCTCCTTCGACGCCCTCGCCGGCGCTGTGCGCGGCCTGGGGCTCGATCCAGTCGATGGCCACCTGTATCTCTTCCTCAACAAGCGCAGGCGGATCGCGAAGGCTCTGTGGTTCGACGGGTCGGGCTGGTGTGTTCTCGCCAAGCGCCTCGAGGCTGGGAGCTTTCAGCTTCCGCTGCTGGACGGCGACAAGCCGCAGGTGGTGATCGACGGCTCGGCGTTCGCCTCGCTGCTGGCTGGGATCGACTTCACAGCGGCGCGGCGCGGCTGGTACCGGCGGCCTCGATTCGAAAAAGCACGCAAGGATCGACACGGATCTCAAAGTATGATCTCTACTCGTCTGTGGACGGGCTGGAAGCGCTGCGCAAGGAGAACGCCGAGCTCCGTGCGCAAGTCGCGCAGCTCCTCACCGAGCTGGCACGGCTCAACGATCGCGTCTCGGGCTGCTCGCGGTAGCGCAGCGCAAGCAGCGAAAGGCTCCTGCTCCCGGCGCTGCAGCGCCAGCCGCTGCCCGCCCGTCGTCGAGGGAGAAGCCCAGCGTGCTTTCGAGGAGCGGCCCAAGGCCCCGGACAAGCCTGCCGCCGAGCCTCCGCCGAAGAAGAAGGCGAGGCCAACGGGGCGCAAGCCGATCCCCAGCCACCTCGAAGCCGAAGAGCACGAGCTCCGCCCCGATGCGTGCGGCGAGTGCGGCGGAGCTGCCCTGGACGTCGTCGACGAGCTCGTCGAGGAGAAGCTCCACGTCGTCAAGGAACACCAGCGCCGGCGCGTCGTTCGTCGCTACACGTGTCGCTGTCGCGAGTGTGGCGAGCGCACGACGCTGCGCTCTCTGCCTGCCCCTTACGAGCGCTCCAGGTCACCTGCGAGTGGCTCGCGTGGCTCGTGTACCAGAAGTTCTGGCTGCTCACGCCGCTCGACCGCATCCGGCGCGACCTCGCCGAGCGCGGAGTCCCGATCGCGATGAGCACGCTGGTGACCTTCATCGAGCGCGCTGCCGACCTGCTGTCGGGCATCGACGGTTTGCACTGGAAGCAGCTGCTCGCCGGCTCCTGGATGGCTACCGACGGCACCGGGTTGAAGGTCATCATCAAGAAGCTTCCCGCTGCGCACAACGGTTACGTGGAGCTCTACCGCAACCACGACGTCGCGGTCTTTCAGTACGAGCCGACAAGAGCGGCGAGGTCGTCGCCGCGAAGCTCAGACCCTTCCGAGGTACCCTCACCGCCGATGCCGAGCATCGCTTCAACGACGTCTTCGCTTCAGGCCGCGTGCTCGAGGCCGGGTGCAACGCCCACGGCCGTCGCAAGTTCCGTGACGCAGAAGACACCCAGCCGGTGCTCGCTCTCGAAGGCGGCGCCTTCCTGGGCGCGATCTACGGCGAAGAGGGAGAGGCGCAGAAGCTCGGCCTGGTCGGAGAGGCGCTCAGAGAACATCGCCAGCGGTGCATTCGCCCCATCGTCCAGGACTTCGAGCGCTGGCGCGACGCCGTCGAGCCGACGCTCTTGCCCTCCGAGCCGCTGGCGGCGGCGATTCGGTACTACAAGAACCATCGGGACGCGCTCTTCCGTTTCGTCGACGACCCGCTGGTCCCCATCGACAACTCTCCCACCGAGCGCGAGTTTCAGAACGTCGCCAAGCTGCGCCTCAACATGCTCTTCGCCGGCAGCACGGAAGGCGCCCACCGTGCTTGCGTGCTCCTCGGCATCATCGCCACCTGTCGAGCTCTAGGTGTCCCTGCGCAGGCCTATCTCACCTGGGCCTTCGAGCGCCTCGGGACCCACCGCGATGTCTTCGCGCTGCCGCTCGAGGCCCTGACCCCCGCCGCGTTCAAGAAGACCCTCGGCTGAGCCCCACGCACGATTCCACCCGCCGCGCATCCCGGCGTCGCTGATCGGTCACTTAACAACGAACATGGACCGCGCGCGTCTCGCCGGGACCGCCGTGATCTCCGCAACCGAAGTTGGACCTGCCACGGATTCGATTGCACTCGCCTTCCAGATGCGGGCCATTCCGAAGCTCGCACTGGACACCTTCGTCCGTGCACTCGACGAGTCCGAAATGACAGAGCTCGAGCTCGCGACAGACGAAGCCCTAGGGCGACTTGATCCGGACCCGTGAACGCCCGCCGCACCGTCGCCGCCTAACTGCCATGAAGTGACCCAGTCAAGCAGCGCCACGTGTTCTCCCGTTACCTTTTCGTATTCTAGCTCCTGATCCTGATGGGTGAGAGGTTCGAAGACCGAAGTAGACCAACGACGCGAGGGCGCTTCGACGACGAATCACACTGCCATTCGCGGGTTGCGGCTGCGAAGCCGTAGAGCCGCATGATCGTTCTCCGTCGGGAGGAGCGCCTACTCACGGCGCGGGTTTGGGGCCGAAGCCCCTACCGCAGAGTTAGGTCGCGCGTTTCTCCTTTCGTGCCTCGCGGCGCTGGCCTGCTTCGATCTTCGAGGATTTCTTCGTGCGACGCGCATTCGAGCGCGGCGCGGCGCTCATGGCGGCACCCGAGGCTTGTGTCGACGTGCGGACGCGGTGACGCGCGGGCTGGCGGTCTTCGCGCAGCGCAGCCCACATGAAGCCAACGAGCTCGCGAGCAACGGCGATGACGACTTTGTTCTTCGCCTTCCCGCGCTCGGCGAGGCGGCGGAAGCGCACGGTGAGGCGACGCTGCGCTTCGTCGGCGATCGTGAGCACGCTCTCGGGCTGCCCTTCGCGGCGCAGACGGAGCTTGCGCCCGACACCTGCGCGTCGACCATACTGCCAGGCCGCTTGCACGATGGCGCGCCGGACGTGCCCGTTGCCGGTCTTGGTGATCCCGCCGCGTCGCGTGGTGTCGGCGCTTGAGTGGACACTGGGCACGAGCCCGAGGTACGCAGCGAGCTCGCGTGGCGATTCGAAACGATCGACGCCGTGGATCTCCGCGACGAAGATCATCGCGATGACCGTGTCGACGCCGCGGAAGCAGCGCAGCCACGCGACGTGCTCGCGATACAGCGGATGCCGTGCAGCCTGCTCGAGCGCGTGGTCCATCGCCGTGAGGCGTCGCTCCGCTTGCTCGATGGCCAGCGTGTATTCTGCAAATACCACGCGATCCGTCTCGTTCTCGAAGCTGACGGCGGCGAGCCATGCGCGATGAGCAGCGCTCCAGAGACCGCTGGTCGAATTGAAGACATGGCCTCGACGCACGAGCATTTGACGAGCCGGTGACGGCATCGTCCGAGATCCGCACGCACGTCTTCGCGACAACGACAGAGATCGCGGATGGCCTCTTGTTCCGGCGTTGGCGGGCTGACCATCGTGAGCATGCCCGCTCGATACAGCTCGGCGAGCTTGCGCGCATCTCGGCGATCCGTCTTGACCCGCTCGCCCGGCTTGCGCGGAATGAGCGACGGAGCAACGACCTCGCACACGACCGGACCCGCCGCTTCGAGTCGCCGTTGAAGCGCATACCCGCAGGGCCCCGCCTCGTAGCAGATGCGGACCTCTCCCCCGCCAGCGTCGCGCTCCAGGCGCCTCACGAGCCTGCGGATGGATCGCTCGTCGTTCTCCAGCGTGAATTCCTCCGCCTCCTGCCTCCCCGGATGGAGAACCGCGATGACCAGCGTCTTCTTGTGCGCGTCCACCCCGACCCACGTGATACATCCCTTCATTGACCGGCTCCCTTCGCTTGCGGCTCTGGCGCAAGTTAACCCGCGATACTCGCGTGGGCGCCTAACGGCTTCTCACGACCTCGCGATCGGAGCCGGTCACTTCATACGTACTCACGTTCCACCCGCCGAACGCCGGTCTTGCCGACTTCACCGTGCGTTCCGCTTCCGCGGGCGAACATTCTGATGCGGCACTCGCCCGCGTCTGTGTCGCCGCGCGCACTGCCGACTTGACGCTCGGCGTTCGCGGGTGAACGTGGTTCCGTTATGCAGACACGCCGCACTGCTAGCCGGTGCATCTCGCGTAGTCTGCTACGCTGAAGCTCATTGTGTGGCTTGGAGTGCGGGTCTTTCCCTTGTTCATCGGTGATCGCTTAGGCCGCTGCACGACGTGAACTCGCTGAGTTTCCGGGGGCTCGATAGGCATGTGCACGGCGCTCGACGGACTGAAGCAGGTGAAGGCGACGACGGTTCGGGTCTGGGGCCTCGTGGAGCAGCAGGTCGAGCAAGACTGGGTCGTCGCGGCCTTCGATGACGACGGCGAGCAGGTCGGTTGCGTGCTGGCTCATGAGCACGCTCCAGCGTCGTGCCGGGAGAAGGAATCCCGGGCGGACCGCGCTGCGCAAGGCGTGAAGGAGCGCTCGGCTCGCGGCCAGCGAGAGAAGAGCGGCGTAGAGCATGGCCTCTACGACGGCGCGCTTTCGGCTCGATCTGGTCGAGCCGGTAGTGCGACTTCAGCTCCTTGAAGAGCAACTCGACTTCCCAGCGGACGGCGTACGCGCGGGCGATATCGGCCGGCTGGAGCGCCTCGACGCCGATGTTGGTGATGTACAGGTGGTACTCGCCGGAGGCTTCGTCCCGCACGCCGACGACACGGAAGGTGCGGACCTCGCTGGAGCAGCGCCCGGCGTAGACGCGATGGCGGGAGCGAACCTGTACGGTGACGTCGAGTTCCTCGCGCTGCAGGCGGTCGACGACATCCCAGATGCACTGCCCGACGACGGCGACCGACCGGCCGCGCCAGCGTCGATTCTGAGCAACGATGACCGGGTTGGAGCTGCGCTTGAGCCGGGACACGAAGTAGCCACGGATCTCGTCGAGCCGGCGGAAGAGGCGGAAGTCGAAGTAGCCGAGGTCGAAGAGCAACAACTTGCCGCGAGCCCACGGGCCGAGGACGAGGGCACGGCGATCATGGCGGCGCTCGGCGGTCACCTTGACGGTCTGCTTGCCAGCCCCGCCACGCACATCACCACATGCACCTTCGCGGCAGCCCGGGTGTGGTTGGTGCGGCAGGCCGGAAACGCCTTGGCCAGCAGCTCGTGCAGGCGGATGACCGTCGAGTCCGCGATCAGGATGTCGCGGAACTGATTGAGCCGCCCAGATGCGGGCCGGCTCAGCCCCAGGACTGCTGGAGCACGCCGTCGAGCAGCTGCCGGAGCAGCCTCACCAGCGCCGGCGTGAACCGGCAGTAGAAGCTGCTCTCCTCCAGCGTGGTCCGCGAGACCCTCTCGTAGACGCGACGCAGGCCCGCGATGGTCCGGACTTTCCCCGCGGAAAAGCCGAGGATAAGGCTCCAGACCAGGGCGTAGGCGTCGACCTTCCGGACGCGCTGGAACGCGCCCGTCGCCCGAGCGCTCGCTTCGACGAGCGCCGGCGGAAGGAACTTGCGGAGCGTGCGGTGAATCGGTACCGATGGCGAGCGGGGCATGCGTCCTCCGAGCTGTGTCGCAACCGCGAGGTCGCACGCTTGCCCCGTTTCCACAACTCCGCGCACCGCGCGAACGGTGGATCACGCGCGCAAGCGATCGGAATGATCCAGGATTCCGCTTACCCGAACACCCATGTTCCCTTGTTCAACTTGGGGCTGCTCGCGTTTCTCGCGGGCGCCGCGACCGCGCAGGCTGAGCCGGAAGTCCGATCGCGAGACGCAGGCTCGTTGTGGGCGCGCGGCACCGCAGGCCCCGCGTATCTCGCCGGAACGTACTCGCAGACCGAGGATTCACCGGCTGGCAGGCGAACCTACGCCGGCACGGTCGATGGTCCTGGGGCCGAGCTCTCTTTCGCGGCCGGGCCGCTGCTGGCTCCGGCGCTTGGGATTGGCGGATACTTGGACATTGGCATGTTCGGCGCCGGGACCAAGATGGGCCTGACGACGGCCTCGATGCCATACCAGGCCTCACTCGGTGTCCTCTTCTCTCTCGCCGCCACCGACGAGCTGTACTCCTCGGCATCTGTCGGTGCCGCCCAGGTCGGGTGGCTATCTGGTAGCCGAGCAGCCGTTGCTGGCGCCCCGCGCCTTGCCGGGCGCCTGCGTGGACCGCTCGCGGCCCTCAGCGCGGGTTGGTTCGGTGGCTCGCTCGGGTTCGAAGGGCGTCTCGCGTACTCCCATGTGTTCGGCGACGACGCGGACCTGGAATCACTCATCTTCGGAATCGCGTTCGCCGCGCAGCACTGGTAGTGCGACCGAACTCGTCGTGCGGTGCGTAGACCAGGGATTGAGTGAGCTGGAAGTCACCACGCTCCGTGCCCTGCATAACTCGCGTTCGACCCGCCGAACGCCGGTCATGCCGCGTTTCACCGTCCGTTCCGCGCCCGCGGGCGACCACTCTGTCTGCGGCACTCGCCCGCCTCTGCAGCGCCACGCGGTCTGCTACGATGACGCTCGGCGTTCGCGGGAGAACGCGATGGTCGTTATTCAGCCGGAACCCGGATACTCGCCGGCCTCGTGCCCGTGCCTGTCACGGTCAGTTGCACAAGTATAGACGTCTGTCTATACTTCCTCTCGTGACTGCTCGAGCCAAATTGTTCCAAAACGGCGGGAGCCAGGCGGTTCGATTGCCCAAGTCGTGCCGGTTTCCGGGCAACCAACAAGAGGTCGTCGTCCATCGCGAAGGGCGCCGCGTCGTGCTGGAGGCGCCCGACGAATGGCCAGCCGAGTTCGTTCGATGCCTTGGCGCATGGCCAGAAGAGATCGAGCGGCCCAAGGCACATCGCCTGCGTGCGCTCAAGGATCCCTTCTGAATGAAGTACATGCTCGACACCGACACCATAAGCTACGCGCTGCGTGGTCAAGGCGGGGTTGGTGCGCGCCTCTTGCAGCATCGCCCATCCGAACTCTGCATGAGCACCGTGACGCTGGCGGAGTTGCGTTTCGGTGCGGACAAGCGCGCTTCACGCAAGTTGCACCGTCTGATCGACACGTTCACCGCGAGCGTCACGCCGCTCCCCTTCGACGCCGAAGCGGCTGCCCACTTTGGCCGACTTGCTTCCTCCTTGGCGGCCAAAGGGACACCGATCGACGGCTTCGACGCGATGATCGCTGCGCACGCGATCGCTCAGCAGGTCGTTCTCGTGACGAACAATGCCAAGCACTTCGCTCGCGTGCCCGGACTTCGTTGCGAGAACTGGGTCTGATGTCGCGCGCAGCCGCTGCATAACTCACGTTGCACCCGCCGAACGCCAGTCTTGCCGGACTTCACCGTTCGTTCCGCGCCCGCGGGCGAACACTCTGATGCGGCACTCGCCCGCCTCTGCAGCGCTTTGCCGACCGACGACTTGACGCTCGGCGTTCGCGGGTGAACGTGTGTCTCGTTAGGCGGACACACGTCACTGCGATCACTGACTAGCTCCACCCGCGCACACCGAAGACGTGGCAGATCAACCCTCAGTTCCAAAACGCTCGGCCAAGCCGTTGATCGTCACCGGTCTGGCATTCTTCGCGGCTGCCATCACCGCGCTTGTCGCCTGGAGCTCGGCAGCATTCGCCGCGTGGCAGACTGCACTCCGACCCCAGACACGTACCATGACCCTTCAGGAGGCCCGGGAGCAGTACCAACTCGCCATAACAATCTCCAAGGCGAGCGCCGCCGCCGCTCTGTTACTCCTGCTCCTGCTGGCCTTCCTCTTCTGGCGCCGCGCGAGATCCAAGGCCCCCGCACCCAAGGATGCCAACGGCGATGCCGCCTAACTGCCATGAAGTGACCCAGTCAAGCAGCGCCACGTGTTCTCCCGTTACCTTTTCGTATTCTAGCTCCTGATCCTGATGCGTGAGAGGTTCGAAGACCGAAGTAGACCAACGACGCGAGGGCGCTTCGACGACGAATCACACTGCCATTCGCGGGTTGCGGCTGCGAAGCCGTAGAGCCGCATGATCGTTCTCCGTCGGGAGGAGCGCCTACTCACGGCGCGGGTTTGGGGCCGAAGCCCCTACCGCAGAGTTAGGTCGCGCGTTTCTCCTTTCGTGCCTCGCGGCGCTGGCCTGCTTCGATCTTCGAGAATTTCGTAGTGCGACGCGCATTCGAGCGCGGCGCGGCGCTCATGGCGGCACCCGAGGCTTGTGTCGACGTGCGGACGCGGTGACGCGCGGGCTGGCGGTCTTCGCGCAGCGCAGCCCACATGAAGCCAACGAGCTCGCGAGCAACGGCGATGACGACTTTGTTCTTCGCCTTCCCGCGCTCGGCGAGGCGGCGGAAGCGCACGGTGAGGCGACGCTGCGCTTCGTCGGCGATCGTGAGCACGCTCTCGGGCTGCCCTTCGCGGCGCAGACGGAGCTTGCGCCCGACACCTGCGCGTCGACCATACTGCCAGGCCGCTTGCACGATGGCGCGCCGGACGTGCCCGTTGCCGGTCTTGGTGATCCCGCCGCGTCGCGTGGTGTCGGCGCTTGAGTGGACACTGGGCACGAGCCCGAGGTACGCAGCGAGCTCGCGTGGCGATTCGAAACGATCGACGCCGTGGATCTCCGCGACGAAGACCATCGCGATGACCGTGTCGACGCCGCGGAAGCAGCGCAGCCACGCGACGTGCTCGCGATACAGCGGATGCCGTGCAGCCTGCTCGAGCGCGTGGTCCATCGCCGTGAGGCGTCGCTCCGCTTGCTCGATGGCCAGCGTGTATTCTGCAAATACCACGCGATCCGTCTCGTTCTCGAAGCTGACGGCGGCGAGCCATGCGCGATGAGCAGCGCTCCAGAGACCGCTGGTCGAATTGAAGACATGGCCTCGACGCACGAGCATTTTGACGAGCCGGTGACGGCATCGTCCGAGATCCGCACGCACGTCTTCGCGACAACGACAGAGATCGCGGATGGCCTCTTGTTCCGGCGTTGGCGGGCTCACCATCGTGAGCATGCCCGCTCGATACAGCTCGGCGAGCTTGCGCGCATCTCGGCGATCCGTCTTGACCCGCTCGCCCGGCTTGCGCGGAATGAGCGACGGAGCAACGACCTCGCACACGACCGGACCCGCCGCTTCGAGTCGCCGTTGAAGCGCATACCCGCAGGGCCCCGCCTCGTAGCAGATGCGGACCTCTCCCCCGCCAGCGTCGCGCTCCAGGCGCCTCACGAGCCTGCGGATGGATCGCTCGTCGTTCTCCAGCGTGAATTCCTCCGCCTCCTGCCTCCCCGGATGGAGAACCGCGATGACCAGCGTCTTCTTGTGCGCGTCCACCCCGACCCACGTGATACATCCCTTCATTGACCGGCTCCCTTCGCTTGCGGCTCTGGCGCAAGTTAACCCGCGATACTCGCGTGGGCGCCTAACGGCTTCTCACGACCTCGCGATCGGAGCCGGTCACTTCATACGTACTCACGTTCGACCCGCCGAGCGCCGGCCATGGCGAGTTTCACCGTCCGTTCCGCTTCCGCGGGCGAGCACTCTGTCTTCGGCACTCGCCCGCGTGCGTTCACGCCTTGCCGTCTGATACGATGAGCCACGGCGCTCGCAGGTCAACGCGTGTGCCGTTATTCGGACTCACGTCTCCCGACGCGCTCGATGGAGCCTGATGTGCAGGACTCGTGCGTAGTGTCCGAAGTCGGCGTCTGTCGAGAACACGGCGAAGCGACGACGCAATGCCACGGCGCAGATCAAGAAGTCTGTGTTCGAACCCTGAATCCCGCGTCCGCGGCACTTGTTGAAGCAACTGGCGGCTTCTTCGAAGTCCTCGTGCGAGAGTTCAAGGTCTGGAAACGCCCTCAAGCGGTCGCGCAACCCTCGGTACTGTTCGGGGGTCTTGATCCCCGAGAGCAGCTCTTGCCGGATTGGCCCAATGATGACGACTCGCCCCTCGCGAATCAGCTCCACCAACTCGCGCTCCTCGGGCGTTCCCCGTGGCGCGCTGCGGCGAATCGCGTGTGACCAAACCGACGAATCGACGAGAACGTTCACTTCCTTCGCCGCTGCTTCCTGTAATCGTAGGCTGGGTCGACGTCGATCTTGCCAAACAGCCCCACGATTTGGCCCTGCTTACGCCGTTGGATGTACTCCAACAGCGCTTCGGTCACGGTCGCCTTCTTGGTCGGGTGCCCGCCCACGCGCAGGGCTTCATCCAGAAGCTTCTCGTCGATGGCCAGGTTTGTTGCCATGTGTGAACTCTTACACACAGAAGCGTGTGGCGCAAGAGTGCCGCATGACTCGCGTTCGACCCGCCGAGCGCCGGTAGTGCCGAGTTTCACCGACCGTTCCGCGACGGCCGGCGCCCTCCCTGTCTACGGCTTTGCGCCGGCCTGCGAAAACGCAGTGCCGTCTGTTACGATGAGCCACGGCGTTCGCGGGTGAACGTGTGTCTCGTTAGACCGACCGAACAGCGCACCGTTGCATGGCGGGGCGGCGCCAGGAATTGTCGGACGGTATCACCCGTGATACCGTGCCAAAGTGCTGGTCGTTCTCGACACGTCTGTCCTGGTCGCCGCATGGAGGTCGCGACTTGGGGCCTCCTTCGAGCTCATTCGCTTGCTTCGTGCCGGTCGATTCGAGATAGCGGTCTCCGTCCCGCTCGTGGTTGAGTACGAATCCGCCCTCCTGCGAAATATGTCGCCCGGCCAGCGTCCGAGCCACGTGACTGCGTTTGTCGACTACCTCTGCCGGGTCGCCCATAAGCAGGACGTGTTCTTCCTGTGGCGCCCGGTGCTCAACGACCCCAACGACGACATGGTCGTGGAATTGGCGATGGCGAGTCGTGCAAGCGCCATCATCACCCACAACCTGCGCGACTTCGTCCCGGCCGCGGGACTGGGAGTCCGCGTGCTTGCACCGGCTCAGTTTCTCCTTCACCTTCAAGGACGGTAGCGATGTCGACACTCAGCCTGAGGCTCCCGGAATCCCTCCACCGCAAGCTTGCCGAGGTTGCGGAGCGGGAGGGAATTTCGCTCAACCAGCTCATTAGTTCCGCTGCCGCAGAGAAGCTCGCTGCTCTGATGACCGAGGAGTACCTCGAGCGTCGCGCGGCTCGGGCAACTCGCCGGAAGTTCGACGCGGCGCTCGCGAAGGTTCCGAGCGCGAAGGCGCTTCCCGGAGATGAGCTCCCCGCCGAGTACAGAAAACGCTCTCGTCGACGTGCGGTCTAACTGGACGTTGGCCCCGCCACCTGTCCCTCGTCACCGACCGAAGCACACTCCGCAGCGCATGCAGTTCGAGTGGGAGCCCGACAAAGCTGTCGCCAATTTCGAGAAGCACGGCGTTTCCTTCGAGGAAGCCGCTACTGCCTTTGGCGACCCCCTCTCGATCAGCATCAGCGACCCCGTGCACTCGGTGGGAGAGCTCCGCTTCGTCCTGATCGGCATGACGTTCTCGGGCAATTTTGGTAGTCGTCGTCCATGTCGAGCGGGGCGAGAATCTCCGCCTCATCAGTGCTAGACTTGCAACTCGCAAAGAGCGTCATGACTACGAAGCCGGATGACCAGACCGACGACGTGCTCCCCGAGTACGATTTCTCGAGGGGCGTACGCGGCAAGTACGCCAGCCGGTTTGCAGCCGGCAGCAACGTGATCGTTCTCGATCCAGAGCTCGCGCGACATTTCCCCAATGCTCAGGCGGTCAACGACGCGCTTCGACAGCAGCTCGAGGCTCGCAAGAGAGCGGGCGGCGTCTAACTGGTCGTTCTGAGGGATCCCCACGAAAACTAGACGGGCACCGGGGGCAACAAGTGCCGGCGCAGAGTGATGAGTGCCGCCAGAAGAGGTGGGAGCAAGGACGCCGGACGAGCGAGTAGCTGTCGGCCGATGAAGAAGGTCGAGAGCACCTCGCGTTTGCGCACTGTGTTGGCCTGCAGGTGCCTGGTCCAGTCCATTGCACGAGCTCCGAGCCCAACGAGCCAGGTGACGAGGGCAGCGAGAGTTCCGACGAGGAGCAGCAGC
It encodes the following:
- a CDS encoding putative toxin-antitoxin system toxin component, PIN family, translated to MLVVLDTSVLVAAWRSRLGASFELIRLLRAGRFEIAVSVPLVVEYESALLRNMSPGQRPSHVTAFVDYLCRVAHKQDVFFLWRPVLNDPNDDMVVELAMASRASAIITHNLRDFVPAAGLGVRVLAPAQFLLHLQGR
- a CDS encoding toxin-antitoxin system HicB family antitoxin; this translates as MSTLSLRLPESLHRKLAEVAEREGISLNQLISSAAAEKLAALMTEEYLERRAARATRRKFDAALAKVPSAKALPGDELPAEYRKRSRRRAV